A window of Bos taurus isolate L1 Dominette 01449 registration number 42190680 breed Hereford chromosome 19, ARS-UCD2.0, whole genome shotgun sequence contains these coding sequences:
- the DVL2 gene encoding segment polarity protein dishevelled homolog DVL-2 isoform X4 encodes MAGSGAGGGGVGETKVIYHLDEEETPYLVKIPVPAERITLGDFKSVLQRPAGAKYFFKSMDQDFGVVKEEISDDNARLPCFNGRVVSWLVSSDNPQPEMAPPAHEPRTDLAPPPPPLPPLPPERTSGIGDSRPPSFHPNVSSSRENLEPETETESVVSLRRERPRRRDSTGGHRPSGPSRLERHLAGYESSSTLMTSELESTSLGDSDEDDTMSRFSSSTEQSSASRLLKRHRRRRKQRPPRLERASSFSSVTDSTMSLNIITVTLNMEKYNFLGISIVGQSNERGDGGIYIGSIMKGGAVAADGRIEPGDMLLQVNDMNFENMSNDDAVRVLRDIVHKPGPIVLTVAKCWDPSPQAYFTLPRNEPIQPIDPAAWVSHSAALTGTFPAYPGSSSMSTITSGSSLPDGCEGRGLSIHTDMASVTKAMAAPESGLEVRDRMWLKITIPNAFLGSDVVDWLYHHVEGFPERREARKYASGLLKAGLIRHTVNKITFSEQCYYVFGDLSGGCESYLVNLSLNDNDGSSGASDQDTLAPLPGATPWPLLPTFSYQYPAPHPYSPQPPPYHELSSYTYGGGSASSQHSEGSRSSGSTRSDGGAGRTGRPEDRAPESKSGSGSESEPSSRGGSLRRGGEPGGTGDGGPPPSRGSSGGAPNLRAHPGLHPYGPPPGMALPYNPMMVVMMPPPPPPVPPAVQPPGAPPVRDLGSVPPELTASRQSFHMAMGNPSEFFVDVM; translated from the exons ATGGCGGGCAGCGGCGCGGGGGGCGGTGGTGTTGGGGAGACGAAGGTAATTTACCACCTGGATGAAGAAGAGACTCCCTATCTGGTGAAGATCCCCGTCCCCGCCGAGCGCATCACCCTTGGCGATTTCAAGAGCGTCTTGCAGCGGCCCGCGGGCGCCAAGTACTTTTTCAAGTCTATGGATCAGGATTTCGG GGTGGTGAAGGAAGAGATTTCAGATGACAATGCCCGCCTTCCCTGCTTCAATGGAAGGGTAGTATCCTGG CTAGTGTCATCAGATAACCCCCAACCTGAGATGGCGCCCCCAGCCCACGAGCCTCGGACAGACCTGGcgcctccacccccacctctgccccctcTGCCCCCAGAGAGGACCAGTGGCATTGGGGACTCCAGGCCTCCATCTTTCCA CCCTAACGTGTCCAGCAGCCGGGAAAACCTGGAGCCCGAGACAGAAACAGAGTCAGTGGTGTCTCTGAGGCGGGAGCGGCCTCGCAGGCGAGACAGCA CGGGAGGCCACAGGCCCAGCGGCCCCTCCAGGCTGGAGCGCCACCTGGCGGGGTACGAGAGCTcctccaccctcatgaccagTGAGCTGGAGAGCACCAGCCTGGGGGACTCGGACGAGGACGACACCATGAGCAG GTTCAGCAGCTCCACAGAGCAGAGCAGCGCCTCCCGCCTCCTCAAGCGCCACCGGCGGCGAAGGAAACAGCGGCCACCCCGCCTGGAGAGG GCCTCATCCTTCAGCAGTGTCACAGATTCCACCATGTCTCTCAACATCATCACAGTCACGCTCAACATGG AAAAGTACAATTTCCTGGGCATCTCTATTGTGGGCCAGAGCAATGAGAGGGGAGACGGTGGCATCTACATTGGCTCCATCATGAAAGGTGGGGCTGTGGCGGCTGATGGGCGCATCGAACCTGGGGACATGCTTTTGCAG GTGAACGACATGAACTTTGAGAATATGAGCAATGATGATGCGGTGCGGGTGCTGAGGGACATCGTGCACAAGCCAGG CCCCATTGTGCTGACGGTGGCCAAGTGCTGGGATCCCTCTCCCCAGGCCTACTTCACTCTCCCCCGAA ATGAGCCCATCCAGCCGATCGACCCTGCTGCCTGGGTCTCACACTCTGCTGCCCTGACTGGCACCTTCCCAGCTTatccaggctcctcatccatgagTACCATCACCTCTGGATCCTCTCTTCCTGATG GCTGTGAGGGCCGGGGTCTCTCTATACACACAGACATGGCGTCTGTGACCAAGGCCATGGCTGCTCCAGAATCGGGACTGGAAGTTCGGGACCGCATGTGGCTCAAGATCACCATCCCTAACGCCTTCCTGG GCTCAGATGTGGTGGACTGGCTGTACCATCACGTGGAGGGCTTTCCGGAGCGGCGGGAGGCCCGGAAGTACGCCAGTGGGCTACTCAAGGCGGGCCTCATCCGGCACACTGTGAACAAGATCACCTTCTCTGAGCAGTGCTATTACGTCTTCGGAGACCTCAGTGGTGGCTGTGAGAGCT ACTTAGTCAACTTATCTCTTAATGACAACGATGGCTCCAGTGGTGCTTCGGACCAGGATACTTTGGCTCCTCTGCCTGGGGCCACCCCCTGGCCCCTATTGCCCACTTTCTCATACCAGTACCCAGCCCCACACCCATACAGTCCTCAGCCCCCACCCTACCACGAGCTCTCGTCCTACACCTATGGCGGAGGCAGTGCCAGCAGCCAGCATAGCGAGG ggAGCCGGAGCAGTGGGTCGACGCGGAGCGATGGGGGGGCGGGGCGCACGGGGAGGCCTGAGGATCGGGCCCCTGAGTCCAAGTCCGGCAGTGGCAGTGAGTCTGAGCCTTCCAGCCGGGGCGGCAGCCTTCGACGGGGTGGGGAACCTGGTGGGACTGGTGATGGGGGCCCTCCCCCATCCAGGGGCTCATCAGGGGGTGCTCCCAATCTCCGAGCCCACCCGGGGCTGCATCCCTATGGCCCACCTCCTGGTATGGCCCTCCCTTATAACCCCATGATGGTGGTCATGATgccgccgcccccaccccctgtcCCTCCAGCAGTGCAGCCTCCAGGGGCCCCTCCAGTCCGAGACCTGGGCTCTGTGCCCCCAGAGTTGACCGCCAGCCGCCAAAGTTTCCACATGGCCATGGGCAACCCCAGTGAGTTCTTTGTGGATGTCATGTAG
- the DVL2 gene encoding segment polarity protein dishevelled homolog DVL-2 isoform X1 produces the protein MAGSGAGGGGVGETKVIYHLDEEETPYLVKIPVPAERITLGDFKSVLQRPAGAKYFFKSMDQDFGVVKEEISDDNARLPCFNGRVVSWLVSSDNPQPEMAPPAHEPRTDLAPPPPPLPPLPPERTSGIGDSRPPSFHPNVSSSRENLEPETETESVVSLRRERPRRRDSSEHGAGGHRPSGPSRLERHLAGYESSSTLMTSELESTSLGDSDEDDTMSSRFSSSTEQSSASRLLKRHRRRRKQRPPRLERASSFSSVTDSTMSLNIITVTLNMEKYNFLGISIVGQSNERGDGGIYIGSIMKGGAVAADGRIEPGDMLLQVNDMNFENMSNDDAVRVLRDIVHKPGPIVLTVAKCWDPSPQAYFTLPRNEPIQPIDPAAWVSHSAALTGTFPAYPGSSSMSTITSGSSLPDGCEGRGLSIHTDMASVTKAMAAPESGLEVRDRMWLKITIPNAFLGSDVVDWLYHHVEGFPERREARKYASGLLKAGLIRHTVNKITFSEQCYYVFGDLSGGCESYLVNLSLNDNDGSSGASDQDTLAPLPGATPWPLLPTFSYQYPAPHPYSPQPPPYHELSSYTYGGGSASSQHSEGSRSSGSTRSDGGAGRTGRPEDRAPESKSGSGSESEPSSRGGSLRRGGEPGGTGDGGPPPSRGSSGGAPNLRAHPGLHPYGPPPGMALPYNPMMVVMMPPPPPPVPPAVQPPGAPPVRDLGSVPPELTASRQSFHMAMGNPSEFFVDVM, from the exons ATGGCGGGCAGCGGCGCGGGGGGCGGTGGTGTTGGGGAGACGAAGGTAATTTACCACCTGGATGAAGAAGAGACTCCCTATCTGGTGAAGATCCCCGTCCCCGCCGAGCGCATCACCCTTGGCGATTTCAAGAGCGTCTTGCAGCGGCCCGCGGGCGCCAAGTACTTTTTCAAGTCTATGGATCAGGATTTCGG GGTGGTGAAGGAAGAGATTTCAGATGACAATGCCCGCCTTCCCTGCTTCAATGGAAGGGTAGTATCCTGG CTAGTGTCATCAGATAACCCCCAACCTGAGATGGCGCCCCCAGCCCACGAGCCTCGGACAGACCTGGcgcctccacccccacctctgccccctcTGCCCCCAGAGAGGACCAGTGGCATTGGGGACTCCAGGCCTCCATCTTTCCA CCCTAACGTGTCCAGCAGCCGGGAAAACCTGGAGCCCGAGACAGAAACAGAGTCAGTGGTGTCTCTGAGGCGGGAGCGGCCTCGCAGGCGAGACAGCAGTGAGCATGGCG CGGGAGGCCACAGGCCCAGCGGCCCCTCCAGGCTGGAGCGCCACCTGGCGGGGTACGAGAGCTcctccaccctcatgaccagTGAGCTGGAGAGCACCAGCCTGGGGGACTCGGACGAGGACGACACCATGAGCAG CAGGTTCAGCAGCTCCACAGAGCAGAGCAGCGCCTCCCGCCTCCTCAAGCGCCACCGGCGGCGAAGGAAACAGCGGCCACCCCGCCTGGAGAGG GCCTCATCCTTCAGCAGTGTCACAGATTCCACCATGTCTCTCAACATCATCACAGTCACGCTCAACATGG AAAAGTACAATTTCCTGGGCATCTCTATTGTGGGCCAGAGCAATGAGAGGGGAGACGGTGGCATCTACATTGGCTCCATCATGAAAGGTGGGGCTGTGGCGGCTGATGGGCGCATCGAACCTGGGGACATGCTTTTGCAG GTGAACGACATGAACTTTGAGAATATGAGCAATGATGATGCGGTGCGGGTGCTGAGGGACATCGTGCACAAGCCAGG CCCCATTGTGCTGACGGTGGCCAAGTGCTGGGATCCCTCTCCCCAGGCCTACTTCACTCTCCCCCGAA ATGAGCCCATCCAGCCGATCGACCCTGCTGCCTGGGTCTCACACTCTGCTGCCCTGACTGGCACCTTCCCAGCTTatccaggctcctcatccatgagTACCATCACCTCTGGATCCTCTCTTCCTGATG GCTGTGAGGGCCGGGGTCTCTCTATACACACAGACATGGCGTCTGTGACCAAGGCCATGGCTGCTCCAGAATCGGGACTGGAAGTTCGGGACCGCATGTGGCTCAAGATCACCATCCCTAACGCCTTCCTGG GCTCAGATGTGGTGGACTGGCTGTACCATCACGTGGAGGGCTTTCCGGAGCGGCGGGAGGCCCGGAAGTACGCCAGTGGGCTACTCAAGGCGGGCCTCATCCGGCACACTGTGAACAAGATCACCTTCTCTGAGCAGTGCTATTACGTCTTCGGAGACCTCAGTGGTGGCTGTGAGAGCT ACTTAGTCAACTTATCTCTTAATGACAACGATGGCTCCAGTGGTGCTTCGGACCAGGATACTTTGGCTCCTCTGCCTGGGGCCACCCCCTGGCCCCTATTGCCCACTTTCTCATACCAGTACCCAGCCCCACACCCATACAGTCCTCAGCCCCCACCCTACCACGAGCTCTCGTCCTACACCTATGGCGGAGGCAGTGCCAGCAGCCAGCATAGCGAGG ggAGCCGGAGCAGTGGGTCGACGCGGAGCGATGGGGGGGCGGGGCGCACGGGGAGGCCTGAGGATCGGGCCCCTGAGTCCAAGTCCGGCAGTGGCAGTGAGTCTGAGCCTTCCAGCCGGGGCGGCAGCCTTCGACGGGGTGGGGAACCTGGTGGGACTGGTGATGGGGGCCCTCCCCCATCCAGGGGCTCATCAGGGGGTGCTCCCAATCTCCGAGCCCACCCGGGGCTGCATCCCTATGGCCCACCTCCTGGTATGGCCCTCCCTTATAACCCCATGATGGTGGTCATGATgccgccgcccccaccccctgtcCCTCCAGCAGTGCAGCCTCCAGGGGCCCCTCCAGTCCGAGACCTGGGCTCTGTGCCCCCAGAGTTGACCGCCAGCCGCCAAAGTTTCCACATGGCCATGGGCAACCCCAGTGAGTTCTTTGTGGATGTCATGTAG
- the DVL2 gene encoding segment polarity protein dishevelled homolog DVL-2 isoform X3, whose product MAGSGAGGGGVGETKVIYHLDEEETPYLVKIPVPAERITLGDFKSVLQRPAGAKYFFKSMDQDFGVVKEEISDDNARLPCFNGRVVSWLVSSDNPQPEMAPPAHEPRTDLAPPPPPLPPLPPERTSGIGDSRPPSFHPNVSSSRENLEPETETESVVSLRRERPRRRDSTGGHRPSGPSRLERHLAGYESSSTLMTSELESTSLGDSDEDDTMSSRFSSSTEQSSASRLLKRHRRRRKQRPPRLERASSFSSVTDSTMSLNIITVTLNMEKYNFLGISIVGQSNERGDGGIYIGSIMKGGAVAADGRIEPGDMLLQVNDMNFENMSNDDAVRVLRDIVHKPGPIVLTVAKCWDPSPQAYFTLPRNEPIQPIDPAAWVSHSAALTGTFPAYPGSSSMSTITSGSSLPDGCEGRGLSIHTDMASVTKAMAAPESGLEVRDRMWLKITIPNAFLGSDVVDWLYHHVEGFPERREARKYASGLLKAGLIRHTVNKITFSEQCYYVFGDLSGGCESYLVNLSLNDNDGSSGASDQDTLAPLPGATPWPLLPTFSYQYPAPHPYSPQPPPYHELSSYTYGGGSASSQHSEGSRSSGSTRSDGGAGRTGRPEDRAPESKSGSGSESEPSSRGGSLRRGGEPGGTGDGGPPPSRGSSGGAPNLRAHPGLHPYGPPPGMALPYNPMMVVMMPPPPPPVPPAVQPPGAPPVRDLGSVPPELTASRQSFHMAMGNPSEFFVDVM is encoded by the exons ATGGCGGGCAGCGGCGCGGGGGGCGGTGGTGTTGGGGAGACGAAGGTAATTTACCACCTGGATGAAGAAGAGACTCCCTATCTGGTGAAGATCCCCGTCCCCGCCGAGCGCATCACCCTTGGCGATTTCAAGAGCGTCTTGCAGCGGCCCGCGGGCGCCAAGTACTTTTTCAAGTCTATGGATCAGGATTTCGG GGTGGTGAAGGAAGAGATTTCAGATGACAATGCCCGCCTTCCCTGCTTCAATGGAAGGGTAGTATCCTGG CTAGTGTCATCAGATAACCCCCAACCTGAGATGGCGCCCCCAGCCCACGAGCCTCGGACAGACCTGGcgcctccacccccacctctgccccctcTGCCCCCAGAGAGGACCAGTGGCATTGGGGACTCCAGGCCTCCATCTTTCCA CCCTAACGTGTCCAGCAGCCGGGAAAACCTGGAGCCCGAGACAGAAACAGAGTCAGTGGTGTCTCTGAGGCGGGAGCGGCCTCGCAGGCGAGACAGCA CGGGAGGCCACAGGCCCAGCGGCCCCTCCAGGCTGGAGCGCCACCTGGCGGGGTACGAGAGCTcctccaccctcatgaccagTGAGCTGGAGAGCACCAGCCTGGGGGACTCGGACGAGGACGACACCATGAGCAG CAGGTTCAGCAGCTCCACAGAGCAGAGCAGCGCCTCCCGCCTCCTCAAGCGCCACCGGCGGCGAAGGAAACAGCGGCCACCCCGCCTGGAGAGG GCCTCATCCTTCAGCAGTGTCACAGATTCCACCATGTCTCTCAACATCATCACAGTCACGCTCAACATGG AAAAGTACAATTTCCTGGGCATCTCTATTGTGGGCCAGAGCAATGAGAGGGGAGACGGTGGCATCTACATTGGCTCCATCATGAAAGGTGGGGCTGTGGCGGCTGATGGGCGCATCGAACCTGGGGACATGCTTTTGCAG GTGAACGACATGAACTTTGAGAATATGAGCAATGATGATGCGGTGCGGGTGCTGAGGGACATCGTGCACAAGCCAGG CCCCATTGTGCTGACGGTGGCCAAGTGCTGGGATCCCTCTCCCCAGGCCTACTTCACTCTCCCCCGAA ATGAGCCCATCCAGCCGATCGACCCTGCTGCCTGGGTCTCACACTCTGCTGCCCTGACTGGCACCTTCCCAGCTTatccaggctcctcatccatgagTACCATCACCTCTGGATCCTCTCTTCCTGATG GCTGTGAGGGCCGGGGTCTCTCTATACACACAGACATGGCGTCTGTGACCAAGGCCATGGCTGCTCCAGAATCGGGACTGGAAGTTCGGGACCGCATGTGGCTCAAGATCACCATCCCTAACGCCTTCCTGG GCTCAGATGTGGTGGACTGGCTGTACCATCACGTGGAGGGCTTTCCGGAGCGGCGGGAGGCCCGGAAGTACGCCAGTGGGCTACTCAAGGCGGGCCTCATCCGGCACACTGTGAACAAGATCACCTTCTCTGAGCAGTGCTATTACGTCTTCGGAGACCTCAGTGGTGGCTGTGAGAGCT ACTTAGTCAACTTATCTCTTAATGACAACGATGGCTCCAGTGGTGCTTCGGACCAGGATACTTTGGCTCCTCTGCCTGGGGCCACCCCCTGGCCCCTATTGCCCACTTTCTCATACCAGTACCCAGCCCCACACCCATACAGTCCTCAGCCCCCACCCTACCACGAGCTCTCGTCCTACACCTATGGCGGAGGCAGTGCCAGCAGCCAGCATAGCGAGG ggAGCCGGAGCAGTGGGTCGACGCGGAGCGATGGGGGGGCGGGGCGCACGGGGAGGCCTGAGGATCGGGCCCCTGAGTCCAAGTCCGGCAGTGGCAGTGAGTCTGAGCCTTCCAGCCGGGGCGGCAGCCTTCGACGGGGTGGGGAACCTGGTGGGACTGGTGATGGGGGCCCTCCCCCATCCAGGGGCTCATCAGGGGGTGCTCCCAATCTCCGAGCCCACCCGGGGCTGCATCCCTATGGCCCACCTCCTGGTATGGCCCTCCCTTATAACCCCATGATGGTGGTCATGATgccgccgcccccaccccctgtcCCTCCAGCAGTGCAGCCTCCAGGGGCCCCTCCAGTCCGAGACCTGGGCTCTGTGCCCCCAGAGTTGACCGCCAGCCGCCAAAGTTTCCACATGGCCATGGGCAACCCCAGTGAGTTCTTTGTGGATGTCATGTAG
- the DVL2 gene encoding segment polarity protein dishevelled homolog DVL-2 isoform X2, which translates to MAGSGAGGGGVGETKVIYHLDEEETPYLVKIPVPAERITLGDFKSVLQRPAGAKYFFKSMDQDFGVVKEEISDDNARLPCFNGRVVSWLVSSDNPQPEMAPPAHEPRTDLAPPPPPLPPLPPERTSGIGDSRPPSFHPNVSSSRENLEPETETESVVSLRRERPRRRDSSEHGAGGHRPSGPSRLERHLAGYESSSTLMTSELESTSLGDSDEDDTMSRFSSSTEQSSASRLLKRHRRRRKQRPPRLERASSFSSVTDSTMSLNIITVTLNMEKYNFLGISIVGQSNERGDGGIYIGSIMKGGAVAADGRIEPGDMLLQVNDMNFENMSNDDAVRVLRDIVHKPGPIVLTVAKCWDPSPQAYFTLPRNEPIQPIDPAAWVSHSAALTGTFPAYPGSSSMSTITSGSSLPDGCEGRGLSIHTDMASVTKAMAAPESGLEVRDRMWLKITIPNAFLGSDVVDWLYHHVEGFPERREARKYASGLLKAGLIRHTVNKITFSEQCYYVFGDLSGGCESYLVNLSLNDNDGSSGASDQDTLAPLPGATPWPLLPTFSYQYPAPHPYSPQPPPYHELSSYTYGGGSASSQHSEGSRSSGSTRSDGGAGRTGRPEDRAPESKSGSGSESEPSSRGGSLRRGGEPGGTGDGGPPPSRGSSGGAPNLRAHPGLHPYGPPPGMALPYNPMMVVMMPPPPPPVPPAVQPPGAPPVRDLGSVPPELTASRQSFHMAMGNPSEFFVDVM; encoded by the exons ATGGCGGGCAGCGGCGCGGGGGGCGGTGGTGTTGGGGAGACGAAGGTAATTTACCACCTGGATGAAGAAGAGACTCCCTATCTGGTGAAGATCCCCGTCCCCGCCGAGCGCATCACCCTTGGCGATTTCAAGAGCGTCTTGCAGCGGCCCGCGGGCGCCAAGTACTTTTTCAAGTCTATGGATCAGGATTTCGG GGTGGTGAAGGAAGAGATTTCAGATGACAATGCCCGCCTTCCCTGCTTCAATGGAAGGGTAGTATCCTGG CTAGTGTCATCAGATAACCCCCAACCTGAGATGGCGCCCCCAGCCCACGAGCCTCGGACAGACCTGGcgcctccacccccacctctgccccctcTGCCCCCAGAGAGGACCAGTGGCATTGGGGACTCCAGGCCTCCATCTTTCCA CCCTAACGTGTCCAGCAGCCGGGAAAACCTGGAGCCCGAGACAGAAACAGAGTCAGTGGTGTCTCTGAGGCGGGAGCGGCCTCGCAGGCGAGACAGCAGTGAGCATGGCG CGGGAGGCCACAGGCCCAGCGGCCCCTCCAGGCTGGAGCGCCACCTGGCGGGGTACGAGAGCTcctccaccctcatgaccagTGAGCTGGAGAGCACCAGCCTGGGGGACTCGGACGAGGACGACACCATGAGCAG GTTCAGCAGCTCCACAGAGCAGAGCAGCGCCTCCCGCCTCCTCAAGCGCCACCGGCGGCGAAGGAAACAGCGGCCACCCCGCCTGGAGAGG GCCTCATCCTTCAGCAGTGTCACAGATTCCACCATGTCTCTCAACATCATCACAGTCACGCTCAACATGG AAAAGTACAATTTCCTGGGCATCTCTATTGTGGGCCAGAGCAATGAGAGGGGAGACGGTGGCATCTACATTGGCTCCATCATGAAAGGTGGGGCTGTGGCGGCTGATGGGCGCATCGAACCTGGGGACATGCTTTTGCAG GTGAACGACATGAACTTTGAGAATATGAGCAATGATGATGCGGTGCGGGTGCTGAGGGACATCGTGCACAAGCCAGG CCCCATTGTGCTGACGGTGGCCAAGTGCTGGGATCCCTCTCCCCAGGCCTACTTCACTCTCCCCCGAA ATGAGCCCATCCAGCCGATCGACCCTGCTGCCTGGGTCTCACACTCTGCTGCCCTGACTGGCACCTTCCCAGCTTatccaggctcctcatccatgagTACCATCACCTCTGGATCCTCTCTTCCTGATG GCTGTGAGGGCCGGGGTCTCTCTATACACACAGACATGGCGTCTGTGACCAAGGCCATGGCTGCTCCAGAATCGGGACTGGAAGTTCGGGACCGCATGTGGCTCAAGATCACCATCCCTAACGCCTTCCTGG GCTCAGATGTGGTGGACTGGCTGTACCATCACGTGGAGGGCTTTCCGGAGCGGCGGGAGGCCCGGAAGTACGCCAGTGGGCTACTCAAGGCGGGCCTCATCCGGCACACTGTGAACAAGATCACCTTCTCTGAGCAGTGCTATTACGTCTTCGGAGACCTCAGTGGTGGCTGTGAGAGCT ACTTAGTCAACTTATCTCTTAATGACAACGATGGCTCCAGTGGTGCTTCGGACCAGGATACTTTGGCTCCTCTGCCTGGGGCCACCCCCTGGCCCCTATTGCCCACTTTCTCATACCAGTACCCAGCCCCACACCCATACAGTCCTCAGCCCCCACCCTACCACGAGCTCTCGTCCTACACCTATGGCGGAGGCAGTGCCAGCAGCCAGCATAGCGAGG ggAGCCGGAGCAGTGGGTCGACGCGGAGCGATGGGGGGGCGGGGCGCACGGGGAGGCCTGAGGATCGGGCCCCTGAGTCCAAGTCCGGCAGTGGCAGTGAGTCTGAGCCTTCCAGCCGGGGCGGCAGCCTTCGACGGGGTGGGGAACCTGGTGGGACTGGTGATGGGGGCCCTCCCCCATCCAGGGGCTCATCAGGGGGTGCTCCCAATCTCCGAGCCCACCCGGGGCTGCATCCCTATGGCCCACCTCCTGGTATGGCCCTCCCTTATAACCCCATGATGGTGGTCATGATgccgccgcccccaccccctgtcCCTCCAGCAGTGCAGCCTCCAGGGGCCCCTCCAGTCCGAGACCTGGGCTCTGTGCCCCCAGAGTTGACCGCCAGCCGCCAAAGTTTCCACATGGCCATGGGCAACCCCAGTGAGTTCTTTGTGGATGTCATGTAG